TGATAAAAAAATACCTCTCAAGCGGACAAGATTATGAGATAGATATACACGCAGGAGGTATAGATCTACTATTCCCGCATCATGAAAACGAGGCTGCTCAATGTAGATGCAGTGAGCGAAAAACCCTAGCAAAATACTGGATGCATAACGGATTCATTAAAGTAAACGATGAAAAGATGAGTAAAAGCCTTGGAAATAGCTTCTTTGTCAAAGATGCTTTAAAGCAAAATCTTGGCGAGGTTTTGAGATTTTATCTGCTTAGCTCTCATTATAGGGCTCATTTTAACTATTCTGATGATGATTTATCGGCTAGTAAAAAGAGGCTTGATAAGATTTATAGGCTCAAAAAACGGGTTATAGACTCAAATTTAGGAAAAGAAAACAAAGAGTTTAAAGAAGAGTTTCTAAATGCTATGAGAGATGATTTAAATACCTCCAAAGCACTTGCCACAATAGATGAATTTGTAAAAACAGCAAACGAAAATTTAGATCAAAATCCAAAGGATAAATCTCAAAAAGGTGAAATTTTAGCCAATTTAGAGCTAATAGCCAGAGTTCTTGGAATTTTACAAATCGATGTATATGAGTATTTTCAGTTTGGTGTAAGCGATGAGGAAAAAACAAAAATAAAAAGCTTAATAGAAGAGCGAAATGAAGCCAAAAAGCTAAAAAATTACGCTAAAGCCGATGAGATTAGAGAGAAACTTGCTTTGATGCAAATAGCTATTATGGATACTCCAAACGGCACTATGTGGGAAAAGATATGAAATCTATGAGTTTAAAGGACGTGTTTAGACGATTTACACTATACTTTAAGGACTATATCCCGCAATTTGCCTTAGCCATAACCGGTATGCTTTTAGCCAGTGGAGGCACTGCGGCATCAGCCTGGGTTATAGAGCCGGTATTAAATAAAATTTTTATAGACAAAAATAAAGAGTTATTATATCTATTGCCATACGCTATAGTTGTGATATACTTTTTAAAGGGTCTTGGAACTTTTCTGCAAGCTTACTTTACGGCTTTTATAGGACAAGACGTAGTGCGTAGATTTAGAGAGAAGCTACTTGGAAATTTGTTAAATTTAGATATGAAATTTTTTAACGAATTTCGTACCGGAGAGCTTATAAGCCGAAATATCAATGACATAGAGCGCATAAGAAGCATAGTTTCCTCAATGATTCCTGAGATGATAAGAGAGAGTATTACTATAGTGGGGCTGTTATGCGTTGTCATATATCAAAGCGCTCAGCTTGCTTTTTTTGCTCTTATAGTGATTCCTGTAGCGATATATCCGCTCTCTTTACTTGCAAAAAAAATGAAAAAATTATCAAAAGCGGCGCAAGAGAAGACTTCTGATATTAGCTCTAGGCTTAGTGAAATTTTTACAAATATTGAGATAATTAAGGCAAATAATGCCCAAAAATATGAACATGGTAGATTTATAGACGAAAACAATAAATTTTTTAGACTAAATTTAAAAAGCGTCAAGATAGATGAATCCGTAAGTCCGATAATGGAAATTATCGGTAGCATAGGAGTTGCTGCGGTTGTGATAATAGGCGGCAAGGAAGTGATTGACGGACAAATTACCATGGGAAGCTTCTTTTCATTTTTGACTGCACTTTTTATGCTATACACACCAATTAAGAGAATTTCAAGACTTTATAATCATATTCAAGATGCTGTAGCTGCGGCAGAGAGGACATTTGAGTTGCTCGA
This Campylobacter sp. RM16192 DNA region includes the following protein-coding sequences:
- the cysS gene encoding cysteine--tRNA ligase; the encoded protein is MQIFDSVKKQKLNFEPIESGKVRIYVCGPTVYDDSHLGHAKSAISFDLLRRILIELKFDVKFVKNFTDIDDKILKKMDETGEGLESITNRYIKSYKDDMRALNVLEADIEPKATECLDAIIEYILNLKNKNVAYEIEGDGIYFDTAQDNEYLSLSGKAKSDQNIARVESNIDKRNEEDFVLWKFDEKWYESPFGRGRPGWHTECVAMIKKYLSSGQDYEIDIHAGGIDLLFPHHENEAAQCRCSERKTLAKYWMHNGFIKVNDEKMSKSLGNSFFVKDALKQNLGEVLRFYLLSSHYRAHFNYSDDDLSASKKRLDKIYRLKKRVIDSNLGKENKEFKEEFLNAMRDDLNTSKALATIDEFVKTANENLDQNPKDKSQKGEILANLELIARVLGILQIDVYEYFQFGVSDEEKTKIKSLIEERNEAKKLKNYAKADEIREKLALMQIAIMDTPNGTMWEKI
- a CDS encoding ABC transporter ATP-binding protein yields the protein MKSMSLKDVFRRFTLYFKDYIPQFALAITGMLLASGGTAASAWVIEPVLNKIFIDKNKELLYLLPYAIVVIYFLKGLGTFLQAYFTAFIGQDVVRRFREKLLGNLLNLDMKFFNEFRTGELISRNINDIERIRSIVSSMIPEMIRESITIVGLLCVVIYQSAQLAFFALIVIPVAIYPLSLLAKKMKKLSKAAQEKTSDISSRLSEIFTNIEIIKANNAQKYEHGRFIDENNKFFRLNLKSVKIDESVSPIMEIIGSIGVAAVVIIGGKEVIDGQITMGSFFSFLTALFMLYTPIKRISRLYNHIQDAVAAAERTFELLDKIPSVKSGDKEIPLVIESVKFQDARLNYGDKEILKGINLTALKSQMIALVGSSGGGKSSIVNLLMRFYDTNSGEILINETDIKEFDIRSLRDNIGLVTQRVYIFNDTIANNVAYGREFDEDAAIKALKMANAYEFVCTLEDGINTILNEFGTNLSGGQRQRIAIARALYKDPQILIFDEATSALDNESEKEITKAISNLQHEKIIIVIAHRLSTVQNADKIAVISGGAVVGFGSDEELSKSCEIYQKLKGSLPKIGQS